The Nitrospira sp. genome window below encodes:
- a CDS encoding glycosyltransferase family 4 protein, giving the protein MLKQVHLINPMGNASGGSEWRTLRLFEELSKRCDVQLWSSLEPNSRFSDYPIRRIDFSSKSFPITGTFIIVGVYHELGPWIDLARPTRTILIYNTSRLDQLQDRLHTLQSFGKPKVEIVFAAQWLMDACRLSGPVEMSPIDLQRFAPAECESDNGSDRRFTIGRLSRDHSKKHHPNDIGIYDHLISEGGTVKIMGGRCLAGELDNVPEVTLLPAGAQEPEVFLKGLDCFFYRTSEKYFEPSGRVVSEAMACGLPVVCHRRGGYREYINDRVDGFLFDTDEEAVEILLTLKADPALRKRVGQAARKKLEASLAPAVRDKFLHFYTR; this is encoded by the coding sequence ATGTTGAAGCAGGTCCATCTGATCAATCCGATGGGGAACGCATCGGGCGGCAGTGAATGGCGGACCCTGAGGCTGTTCGAAGAACTCTCCAAGCGCTGCGATGTCCAGCTCTGGAGCTCTTTGGAGCCGAATTCCCGCTTCTCGGACTATCCGATACGCAGAATCGATTTCTCGAGCAAGTCTTTTCCGATCACCGGCACGTTCATCATCGTCGGCGTCTATCACGAGCTTGGGCCCTGGATTGACCTGGCTCGGCCGACGCGCACCATTCTCATCTACAACACATCGCGACTCGACCAGCTCCAAGACCGCCTGCATACACTACAGAGCTTCGGGAAGCCGAAGGTGGAGATCGTCTTCGCGGCGCAGTGGCTGATGGATGCCTGCCGTCTCTCGGGCCCTGTCGAGATGTCTCCGATAGATCTGCAACGGTTCGCACCGGCCGAATGCGAGTCCGACAATGGGTCGGACAGGCGCTTCACAATCGGCCGGCTGAGCAGGGACCACTCCAAGAAGCACCACCCCAACGACATCGGGATCTACGACCACCTTATCTCTGAAGGCGGCACCGTGAAGATCATGGGGGGCCGATGCCTGGCCGGCGAGCTCGACAACGTACCAGAGGTCACCCTGCTTCCGGCAGGCGCGCAGGAGCCGGAAGTCTTCTTGAAGGGCCTGGATTGTTTCTTCTACCGCACGTCGGAGAAGTACTTCGAGCCCAGCGGCAGGGTCGTCTCTGAGGCCATGGCCTGCGGACTGCCCGTCGTCTGCCACAGGAGAGGCGGCTACCGCGAGTACATCAACGACCGAGTTGACGGCTTCCTCTTCGATACCGACGAGGAGGCTGTCGAGATCCTCTTGACCCTCAAAGCCGACCCGGCGTTGCGGAAGCGTGTAGGCCAGGCCGCGAGGAAGAAACTGGAAGCATCCCTCGCACCGGCAGTTCGGGACAAATTCCTGCACTTCTACACGCGATGA